A single window of Desulfovibrio sp. G11 DNA harbors:
- a CDS encoding ATP-binding protein, producing MKIAVSGKGGVGKTTITAWLGDYLARMGHQVWLVDADTALSLGQASGLDAQAMPVALAQRPELVRERIRPAGQGGMMVLNPHVEDLPEILSAELPVAGPSLGQWPVGRKRLLVMGALTTANGGCACEASALLKAMLAHLVLERNDWVLVDMEAGVEHLGRGTVAHVDRLLVVSEPSLRSLQTAVQVSRMAADLGLQKQSLVLNRTVGAEMCIIPPELQLPDHRMALPLVPQLRHRQLLTTSVLGLDGTDQKMLDRFFRCLLEQWSQDCCTEKACA from the coding sequence ATGAAGATTGCCGTTTCCGGCAAGGGAGGCGTGGGCAAAACCACCATCACAGCCTGGTTGGGGGACTATCTGGCCCGCATGGGCCACCAGGTGTGGCTGGTGGATGCCGACACAGCCCTTTCACTGGGGCAGGCGTCCGGCCTGGATGCCCAAGCCATGCCAGTGGCCCTGGCGCAACGGCCTGAACTGGTTCGCGAGCGCATCCGTCCTGCAGGCCAGGGCGGCATGATGGTGCTCAATCCGCATGTGGAAGACCTGCCGGAAATTCTTTCCGCAGAGTTACCGGTCGCAGGGCCGTCTCTGGGGCAGTGGCCGGTGGGGCGTAAACGGCTGCTCGTCATGGGCGCCCTGACCACGGCCAATGGTGGCTGCGCCTGCGAAGCCAGCGCCCTGCTCAAGGCCATGCTGGCCCATCTGGTGCTGGAAAGAAACGACTGGGTTCTTGTGGATATGGAGGCCGGCGTTGAACACCTGGGCAGGGGAACAGTGGCTCATGTGGATCGCCTGCTGGTTGTGTCCGAACCCAGCCTGCGCTCGTTGCAAACGGCAGTGCAGGTTTCGCGCATGGCCGCCGATCTGGGCCTGCAAAAACAGTCTCTGGTGCTTAACCGCACGGTGGGGGCAGAGATGTGCATCATCCCGCCCGAACTGCAGTTGCCGGACCACCGCATGGCACTGCCGCTTGTTCCACAACTGCGTCACCGCCAGTTGCTGACAACCAGCGTGCTCGGCCTGGATGGCACGGACCAGAAAATGCTGGACCGTTTCTTCCGGTGCCTGCTGGAGCAGTGGAGTCAGGATTGCTGCACCGAAAAAGCGTGCGCCTGA
- a CDS encoding lytic transglycosylase domain-containing protein — MTEHTMGTVAQGRKGAGAGIRLCVLAALCCLLLAGGCASRQGGSGGGGASFSVPDDDPTPLSPKEVAALNSTGHVDKSLPPEAMDDVARQYKYFLRKGRNSVCVFSKRAENYLAYARKVFRSRGMPEELAYLAIVESGYRVDARSPVGATGAWQFMPPTGERFGLTQNWFTDERLDPYESTEAAADYLQKLHEYFGDWPTAIAAYNAGEGKIGRAKAGTGGKDFFEVKARNHMLDEKAQLRDETKQYVPRFLAVTKIMRNLPELGFEPISPESAPGVLRLTARPGTDLNGLADACGMSWGDFISYNRHHKRRITDTDRSTFVYVPARIERQATAFLSSPRCTAYADWGAVRVASNADSWDKISRRCGIPATQLRALNPGESRLRAGQTVLAPRSVDMSSRAVAALDNKVQAQSGNRGRASAQPAGRQTAAQGGSHTLQAGETLYAVARQYNISVKDLQDHNNISSPNMIHAGTVLRIPARAVAQAGPVSGGSDGRVGRKAGSGAAKAAKSTYLVQARDSLWKIAREHNVSVEDLKRWNGVDEKTLRAGSVLVVEQ, encoded by the coding sequence ATGACGGAACATACTATGGGCACTGTCGCGCAAGGACGCAAGGGGGCAGGTGCCGGTATTCGCCTTTGTGTGCTGGCTGCCCTGTGCTGCCTGCTGCTGGCCGGAGGCTGCGCCTCGCGCCAGGGCGGCTCGGGTGGCGGCGGTGCTTCTTTTTCCGTCCCTGATGACGATCCCACGCCCTTGAGTCCCAAAGAGGTCGCTGCCCTCAATTCTACCGGGCATGTTGATAAAAGCCTGCCCCCGGAAGCTATGGACGATGTGGCACGTCAATATAAGTATTTTTTGCGCAAGGGACGCAATTCCGTATGTGTGTTCTCGAAACGCGCGGAAAACTACCTGGCCTATGCCCGCAAGGTGTTTCGCTCGCGCGGCATGCCCGAAGAACTGGCTTACCTTGCCATTGTGGAAAGCGGGTACAGGGTGGACGCCCGTTCGCCTGTGGGCGCTACCGGAGCCTGGCAGTTCATGCCGCCTACGGGTGAGCGCTTCGGGTTGACGCAGAACTGGTTTACTGACGAACGCCTTGACCCGTACGAATCCACGGAGGCTGCGGCGGACTATCTGCAGAAGCTGCACGAGTATTTCGGCGACTGGCCCACGGCCATCGCGGCCTATAACGCGGGTGAAGGCAAGATCGGCCGTGCCAAGGCGGGTACAGGCGGCAAGGATTTTTTTGAGGTCAAGGCCCGCAATCACATGCTGGATGAAAAAGCGCAACTGCGCGATGAGACCAAGCAGTATGTGCCGCGCTTTCTGGCAGTTACAAAAATCATGCGTAATCTGCCCGAACTGGGTTTCGAGCCGATCAGTCCCGAAAGCGCGCCCGGTGTGCTGCGCCTTACGGCGCGCCCCGGAACCGATCTCAACGGCCTGGCTGATGCCTGCGGCATGAGCTGGGGCGATTTCATTTCCTATAACCGTCATCATAAACGCCGTATTACTGATACGGACCGTTCCACCTTTGTCTATGTTCCCGCCAGAATAGAGCGCCAGGCCACGGCCTTTCTTTCTTCGCCCCGTTGCACCGCCTATGCGGACTGGGGCGCGGTGCGCGTGGCCAGCAATGCGGATTCGTGGGACAAGATCAGCCGCCGTTGCGGTATCCCTGCGACGCAGTTGCGCGCCCTTAATCCCGGTGAAAGCCGCCTGCGCGCCGGGCAGACCGTGCTTGCGCCGCGCTCGGTGGACATGTCCTCCAGGGCTGTGGCCGCGCTGGACAACAAGGTTCAGGCCCAGTCGGGCAACCGGGGGCGGGCTTCGGCACAGCCAGCAGGACGGCAGACAGCGGCGCAGGGCGGCAGTCATACGCTTCAGGCTGGTGAAACCCTGTATGCCGTGGCCCGTCAGTATAACATCAGCGTGAAGGACCTTCAGGACCATAATAATATAAGCAGTCCCAATATGATTCATGCCGGAACCGTGCTGCGCATCCCCGCCCGCGCCGTGGCCCAGGCCGGGCCTGTTTCCGGCGGATCTGACGGCAGGGTGGGGCGCAAGGCCGGTAGCGGAGCGGCAAAGGCCGCCAAAAGCACCTATCTTGTGCAGGCCAGAGACAGCCTGTGGAAGATCGCCCGTGAACATAATGTAAGTGTTGAAGACCTCAAGCGTTGGAACGGTGTGGATGAAAAGACCCTGCGGGCCGGATCCGTGCTGGTGGTGGAGCAGTAG
- a CDS encoding TrmH family RNA methyltransferase, giving the protein MHIQSEEAPLLPGLKPVLELLSSDPQRVDCVFCKKGLRSPEAREVQDLCRKNDIRFTLVEQAALDRLCRPGGPRRGDAREAGRDAVAHQGVVARLAATSFCELEHIFAAVEQAPLPIILALDQVQDPGNVGTLCRTLYALGGAGIILPRHNSAYLGPAARRSAAGALEHLPVTRVTNLGHALDSAEEAGLTIYGAGGQNGPASVDAFAEPVRLPAVLVLGNEEKGLRPGIVKRCAHMLRIPLARSFDSLNVAQAGAILLGLTAARLKP; this is encoded by the coding sequence ATGCATATACAATCTGAAGAAGCCCCGCTTCTGCCGGGACTCAAGCCCGTGCTGGAGCTGTTGTCCAGCGACCCGCAGCGTGTTGACTGCGTATTCTGCAAGAAAGGGCTTCGCAGCCCCGAAGCCCGCGAGGTGCAAGACCTCTGCCGGAAAAATGATATCCGCTTCACGCTGGTGGAACAGGCCGCGCTTGACCGGCTGTGCCGCCCCGGCGGTCCCAGGCGCGGCGATGCGCGGGAAGCCGGGCGTGACGCCGTGGCCCATCAGGGAGTGGTGGCCCGGCTGGCGGCAACCAGCTTTTGTGAGCTGGAGCATATCTTTGCAGCCGTGGAACAGGCCCCTCTGCCCATAATCCTGGCCCTTGACCAGGTACAGGACCCCGGCAACGTGGGTACGCTCTGCCGCACCCTGTACGCCCTGGGGGGCGCGGGCATTATCCTGCCGCGCCACAACAGCGCCTACCTTGGCCCTGCCGCCCGGCGCTCCGCTGCCGGTGCGCTGGAGCATCTGCCGGTAACGCGCGTGACCAATCTGGGGCATGCGCTGGACAGCGCCGAAGAAGCGGGCCTGACGATTTACGGTGCCGGAGGCCAGAACGGGCCTGCCAGTGTGGACGCTTTTGCCGAGCCTGTGCGCCTGCCCGCCGTTCTGGTACTGGGCAATGAAGAAAAAGGCCTGCGCCCGGGCATTGTCAAACGGTGCGCGCACATGCTGCGCATACCTCTGGCGCGGTCTTTCGATTCGCTCAACGTGGCCCAGGCCGGGGCCATCCTGCTGGGCCTGACCGCCGCGCGGCTCAAACCCTAA
- the fliQ gene encoding flagellar biosynthesis protein FliQ, producing the protein MSPDFVIGFGRQAIELCLMMALPMLGVGLGVGVLVSVIQAATQIQEMTLTFIPKIVCMFLTLLLALPWLMERMITFTRDVFINIPNYVR; encoded by the coding sequence ATGTCTCCTGATTTTGTTATCGGCTTCGGCCGCCAGGCCATCGAGCTGTGTCTTATGATGGCTCTGCCCATGCTGGGTGTGGGGCTGGGCGTGGGGGTGCTTGTGAGCGTCATTCAGGCCGCCACTCAGATCCAGGAGATGACGCTGACCTTCATTCCAAAGATTGTATGCATGTTTCTGACCCTGCTGCTGGCCTTGCCCTGGCTTATGGAGCGCATGATCACCTTCACGCGTGATGTCTTTATCAATATTCCAAACTATGTGCGGTAA
- the fliP gene encoding flagellar type III secretion system pore protein FliP (The bacterial flagellar biogenesis protein FliP forms a type III secretion system (T3SS)-type pore required for flagellar assembly.), producing the protein MSRRTRIFNTSWKKWLAGLTAASLFFWLPHLAHAAQDMAMPTLQLTLAGGAKSPEKVSILLEILFLLTILSVAPAIMLTVTSFTRIIIVFSFLRQAMGVQQLPPTQILASLAIFMTVVIMFPVGRQINDDALQPYLNERIDYREALDKAQAPLRSFMFKHTREKDLSIFYSISNMEAPKNKEEVPTMLLAAAYVISELKTAFTIGFLIYIPFLVLDMVISSVLLAMGMMMLPPMMVSMPFKLLLFVMVDGWNLLVGSLVNSFLL; encoded by the coding sequence ATGAGCCGCAGAACAAGGATTTTCAACACGTCATGGAAGAAGTGGCTCGCGGGGCTGACAGCCGCTAGCCTTTTTTTCTGGCTGCCTCACCTGGCCCATGCCGCACAGGACATGGCCATGCCCACCTTGCAGCTTACCTTGGCGGGCGGCGCCAAATCGCCTGAAAAAGTCTCCATACTGCTGGAAATTCTCTTTCTGCTGACCATTCTTTCCGTGGCCCCGGCCATCATGCTTACGGTCACCAGCTTTACCCGTATCATCATTGTTTTCAGTTTCTTGCGTCAGGCAATGGGCGTGCAGCAACTGCCGCCCACGCAGATTCTGGCAAGTCTTGCCATTTTTATGACGGTCGTCATCATGTTTCCCGTGGGCAGGCAGATCAATGACGACGCCCTTCAGCCCTACCTCAATGAGCGCATCGACTACAGGGAAGCCCTGGACAAGGCCCAGGCTCCGCTGCGTTCCTTCATGTTCAAGCACACGCGCGAAAAAGACCTTTCCATCTTCTATTCCATCAGCAATATGGAAGCCCCGAAGAACAAGGAAGAGGTTCCTACTATGCTTCTGGCGGCGGCCTACGTTATCAGTGAGCTGAAAACGGCCTTCACCATCGGCTTTCTCATCTACATTCCTTTTCTTGTGCTGGACATGGTGATTTCCAGTGTCCTGCTTGCCATGGGCATGATGATGCTGCCGCCCATGATGGTCTCCATGCCGTTCAAGCTGCTGCTTTTTGTGATGGTGGACGGCTGGAACCTGCTGGTGGGGTCGCTGGTCAACAGCTTTCTGCTGTGA
- the fliO gene encoding flagellar biosynthetic protein FliO produces the protein MASLVHAVSAAGALALSAIAPASGVAGQAVRGTVEAAVPPAADSGVMSGLSGGLEQIVEHAAELARQGLGAAAQAAGHVAENFGDSLESGLAGDVAGSAAAHGASLGGSSFSWGGYAQAVGILFLLVALLWLVVWLVRRFGKFNFLPRPGALPKGALVMEAQLPLGPRKGLMVVRFLNRRLLLGVTDQHITLLTEEQAQHEPQNKDFQHVMEEVARGADSR, from the coding sequence TTGGCTAGCCTTGTGCATGCCGTATCCGCGGCGGGCGCTCTGGCCCTTTCCGCCATTGCTCCGGCATCTGGCGTGGCGGGACAGGCCGTGCGCGGCACAGTCGAGGCGGCAGTGCCGCCAGCGGCTGATTCGGGCGTTATGTCCGGCCTGTCCGGTGGGCTGGAACAGATTGTGGAACATGCCGCGGAGCTGGCGCGGCAGGGCCTTGGCGCTGCGGCACAGGCAGCAGGCCATGTTGCCGAAAATTTTGGCGACAGTCTGGAAAGCGGCCTCGCGGGCGATGTGGCAGGCAGCGCGGCGGCGCATGGGGCAAGCCTTGGCGGAAGTTCTTTTTCGTGGGGTGGCTATGCGCAGGCCGTGGGCATACTTTTTCTTCTGGTGGCGCTGCTGTGGCTGGTGGTCTGGCTGGTGCGGCGCTTCGGCAAGTTCAATTTCCTGCCGCGTCCCGGTGCGCTGCCCAAGGGGGCGCTGGTTATGGAGGCGCAATTGCCGCTGGGGCCGCGCAAGGGGCTGATGGTGGTACGCTTCTTGAATAGAAGGTTGCTGCTGGGCGTTACCGACCAGCACATAACCCTTCTGACCGAGGAGCAGGCGCAGCATGAGCCGCAGAACAAGGATTTTCAACACGTCATGGAAGAAGTGGCTCGCGGGGCTGACAGCCGCTAG
- the fliN gene encoding flagellar motor switch protein FliN → MSQEDQDDLAAQWEAELAKEAETAAAPAPDAAGAGAGTAAAGADAQHLADEALAAQWAASMAEEEEKQPHQSFGGAGAGMGGQATDAHFKDMTEMARQPGDNKLKRELDFILDIPLDVSAELGRTRLLINELLQLGQGSVVELNKLAGEPLEVYVNGKLVARGEAVVINEKFGVRLTDIISPIERVKQLG, encoded by the coding sequence ATGTCTCAGGAAGATCAGGACGATCTGGCCGCCCAGTGGGAAGCCGAACTTGCCAAAGAGGCTGAGACCGCCGCCGCTCCCGCTCCCGATGCGGCCGGAGCCGGAGCAGGCACTGCGGCTGCCGGGGCTGATGCCCAGCACCTGGCCGATGAGGCGCTGGCCGCCCAATGGGCCGCAAGCATGGCCGAAGAAGAGGAAAAACAACCACATCAGTCCTTTGGCGGCGCGGGTGCGGGCATGGGAGGCCAGGCCACGGATGCCCACTTCAAGGATATGACCGAAATGGCGCGGCAGCCCGGCGATAACAAGCTCAAGCGCGAGCTGGATTTTATTCTTGATATCCCGCTGGACGTGTCGGCGGAACTGGGGCGCACCCGCCTGCTTATCAACGAACTGCTCCAGCTGGGGCAAGGCTCGGTGGTGGAACTGAACAAGCTGGCAGGCGAGCCGCTGGAAGTGTACGTCAACGGCAAGCTGGTGGCACGCGGCGAGGCCGTGGTCATTAACGAAAAATTCGGCGTGCGCCTTACCGACATCATCAGCCCCATTGAAAGGGTGAAGCAGCTTGGCTAG
- a CDS encoding flagellar basal body-associated FliL family protein — protein MAAKEKDAPALPEGQAESPKKKSRLKRIVIILAILLMTLSGAGLGGYWWLYLRTPANGAAASSPEAAGGDRPVESGAPSGAASGGHAAAGLPGGQPAPGTDVRIERQSDLPRSGGMVLPLPPVTVNLADPSGRRYLKMGMEVEVNADVSAALQANNARIRDAIIMLLAGKSYADIASPDGKVLLKAEVAARLNQILGAQRVVRVFFTDFVVE, from the coding sequence ATGGCGGCCAAGGAAAAAGACGCCCCGGCCCTGCCCGAAGGGCAGGCTGAAAGTCCCAAAAAGAAGTCCCGGCTCAAGCGCATTGTCATTATTTTGGCAATACTGCTCATGACCTTGAGCGGAGCGGGGCTTGGCGGGTACTGGTGGCTGTATCTGCGCACACCGGCCAATGGTGCTGCGGCTTCGTCGCCGGAGGCGGCGGGCGGAGACCGGCCCGTGGAAAGCGGCGCGCCTTCCGGAGCAGCGTCGGGCGGCCATGCCGCCGCCGGTCTGCCCGGCGGGCAGCCTGCACCCGGTACGGATGTGCGCATTGAACGGCAGAGCGACCTGCCCCGCAGCGGGGGCATGGTGCTGCCGCTGCCCCCCGTTACGGTCAATCTGGCGGATCCCTCGGGGCGGCGCTATCTCAAGATGGGGATGGAAGTGGAGGTGAATGCCGATGTGTCGGCGGCCCTGCAGGCCAATAATGCCCGCATCCGCGATGCCATCATCATGCTGCTGGCAGGCAAGAGCTATGCCGATATAGCCAGTCCCGACGGCAAGGTGCTGCTCAAGGCCGAAGTGGCGGCGCGTCTCAACCAGATTCTGGGTGCGCAGCGCGTTGTTCGTGTATTTTTTACGGATTTTGTGGTGGAATAG
- a CDS encoding YggS family pyridoxal phosphate-dependent enzyme, which produces MELLDRYHRVLERLDAACAAAGRPREEISLVAVSKLHPACDVAAVAAAGQVDFGENYVQEALQKREELEAAPAASALHVRWHMVGHVQSRKAGQVAGAFALVHTLDSRKLADAFERRLADGEARQAVLFQVNIASEPQKSGIMAADLPALADYVLESCPHLDVQGLMCLPPVFDSGDAARPHFALLRELRDGLRARTGLPLPVLSMGMSGDFEAAVTEGATLVRIGTDIFGLRPAKT; this is translated from the coding sequence ATGGAACTGCTGGATCGCTATCACCGCGTGCTGGAAAGGCTGGACGCCGCCTGTGCCGCTGCCGGGCGGCCCAGGGAAGAAATCTCGCTTGTTGCCGTATCCAAACTGCACCCGGCCTGCGATGTGGCCGCCGTGGCCGCTGCGGGGCAGGTGGATTTTGGTGAAAATTATGTGCAGGAAGCCCTGCAGAAACGTGAAGAGCTGGAAGCTGCCCCTGCAGCTTCTGCCCTTCATGTCCGCTGGCATATGGTCGGCCACGTGCAAAGCCGCAAGGCCGGGCAGGTGGCCGGGGCCTTTGCGCTGGTACATACGCTTGATTCGCGCAAGCTGGCCGACGCTTTTGAGCGGCGGCTGGCTGATGGCGAGGCCCGTCAGGCGGTGCTTTTTCAGGTGAATATTGCCTCTGAACCGCAAAAAAGCGGCATCATGGCTGCAGATTTACCGGCTTTGGCCGATTATGTACTTGAGAGCTGCCCGCATCTTGATGTCCAGGGCCTCATGTGCCTGCCGCCGGTCTTTGATTCCGGCGATGCCGCACGGCCCCATTTTGCCCTCCTGCGTGAACTGCGGGACGGCCTGCGCGCCCGCACCGGTCTGCCCTTGCCTGTCCTGTCTATGGGAATGAGCGGCGATTTTGAGGCGGCCGTGACCGAAGGGGCCACCCTGGTACGCATCGGTACGGATATTTTCGGGCTGCGCCCGGCCAAAACCTAG
- the era gene encoding GTPase Era codes for MTDLHYRCGWVALMGPPNAGKSTLLNALLGQKVTIVTPKPQTTRNQIVGILTDDDAQTIFMDTPGLTQVRGRLSKTMIQAVWQSLNQADIIMPVLDAHLYIRHPEFLDRDLAPVAQALASEERPMIVVVNKVDLFGDKSRMLPLLTRLHEMWPRADIFPISALHKDGLADLVELIRKKLPKGQAQFPEDQISTAPLRFMTAEIVREKLFMHLRQEVPYSVAVDVESWEEDEERGQTVIHATIYVARPMHKAMVIGRAGQSIKAIGTEARKDIQELVGGKVHLELWVKVREHWTEDTAFLRDLGLMAE; via the coding sequence ATGACCGACCTGCACTACCGTTGCGGATGGGTGGCTCTCATGGGTCCGCCCAATGCCGGCAAATCAACACTGCTCAATGCCCTTCTGGGGCAGAAGGTGACCATTGTCACGCCCAAGCCGCAGACCACGCGCAACCAGATTGTGGGCATCCTCACCGATGACGATGCCCAGACCATTTTTATGGATACCCCGGGCCTTACCCAGGTGCGCGGGCGGCTGAGCAAGACCATGATCCAGGCTGTATGGCAGAGCCTGAACCAGGCCGACATCATCATGCCCGTGCTGGACGCCCATCTCTACATCCGCCACCCCGAATTTCTTGATCGTGACCTCGCCCCGGTGGCCCAGGCCCTTGCCAGCGAAGAGCGCCCGATGATCGTCGTGGTTAACAAGGTGGACCTGTTCGGTGATAAAAGCCGCATGTTGCCCCTGCTGACCCGGCTGCATGAAATGTGGCCGAGAGCCGATATCTTTCCCATTTCTGCCCTGCACAAGGACGGGCTTGCCGACCTGGTGGAGCTTATCCGCAAAAAACTGCCCAAGGGCCAGGCCCAGTTCCCCGAAGACCAGATATCCACCGCGCCCCTGCGCTTCATGACGGCCGAAATTGTCCGCGAAAAGCTTTTCATGCACCTGCGGCAGGAAGTTCCTTACTCCGTGGCCGTGGACGTGGAAAGCTGGGAAGAGGATGAAGAACGCGGGCAGACCGTCATTCATGCCACCATCTACGTGGCCCGGCCCATGCACAAAGCTATGGTCATCGGGCGCGCCGGGCAGTCCATCAAGGCCATCGGCACTGAAGCCCGCAAGGACATTCAGGAACTCGTGGGCGGCAAGGTGCATCTGGAACTGTGGGTCAAGGTGCGCGAGCACTGGACGGAAGACACGGCCTTTCTGCGCGACCTGGGCCTTATGGCGGAGTAG
- a CDS encoding VUT family protein yields MPPAQSGLSHGKNNLPGEAVPDTAGWGFSRNADEWNKAAFAADVFRTSPRYMLNLLFCPISAASGQAARPRTPCTPLTVMPPALTLAPMFTLLTYIALIVGVNYAFAVTPLVELPNGEMWPPLSLVVGFIFVVRDYAQRRVGHKVLWAMLVGCVVSWYMATPQLALASAAAFAIGELGDWALYTFTNRPFSQRILISSLVGAPLDSIVFLLIIGLATPWSIITMSASKLLGALLVFWLVRRREQREYAMGVQA; encoded by the coding sequence ATGCCGCCCGCACAAAGCGGGCTTTCGCACGGCAAAAACAACCTGCCGGGCGAGGCCGTACCGGATACGGCGGGATGGGGTTTTTCCCGCAATGCCGACGAATGGAACAAGGCGGCTTTTGCAGCGGACGTTTTCAGAACCAGCCCCAGATACATGCTAAATCTGCTTTTCTGTCCCATATCCGCGGCTTCCGGTCAAGCTGCAAGGCCCCGCACCCCCTGCACCCCCTTGACGGTCATGCCGCCAGCGCTTACTCTCGCGCCCATGTTTACCCTTCTTACATATATCGCTCTTATCGTGGGCGTAAACTACGCTTTTGCCGTCACGCCCCTTGTGGAACTGCCCAATGGTGAAATGTGGCCGCCGCTGTCTCTGGTGGTAGGCTTTATCTTTGTGGTGCGCGACTACGCACAGCGCCGGGTGGGGCACAAGGTGCTGTGGGCCATGCTGGTGGGCTGCGTAGTGAGCTGGTATATGGCAACGCCGCAGCTTGCCCTGGCCAGCGCCGCGGCCTTCGCCATCGGTGAACTGGGCGACTGGGCACTGTATACCTTTACCAACCGCCCCTTCTCGCAGCGCATACTTATTTCCAGCCTGGTGGGTGCGCCTCTGGACAGCATCGTTTTTCTGCTCATCATAGGCCTCGCCACACCCTGGTCAATCATCACCATGAGCGCAAGCAAGCTGCTTGGCGCGCTTCTGGTCTTCTGGCTGGTGCGCCGCCGCGAACAACGCGAATACGCCATGGGCGTGCAGGCCTGA
- a CDS encoding cytochrome c — translation MNTWTDLFLLHPLSVGWQNGLLFISFGLHLLFALLIVGTAILGFVFFLQDWLDRDQAGQAWNSRFMHTHLGLKSLAVVLGIAPLLLVQIRYSYSFFTTTGLFAYAWLAVIPLLIVAFLLIDAFNHSMERRAWLAFFCGVVGVGALLTVPAVFTGALALMERQHLWAQFGQSGGQDFASMPALAPHWLLRYLHVIGAALVLGAAFQLFFSTRNNPEKAPRLRNWIFGAILAQVLIGIPLLFTVAAELDWTIMTALMIGALAALLALWVLRPGQPAPCAGAGTDAALRPAEAAAPRSLLWLLPLAFVAMLVGRQFIQDQAMNPAQAANDAYRAERAKALDPFRQPALDGYAFKLKTVYDNGDTIYDQACAPCHGLEGKGDGPVAGRLLIPAEDIAAIRANRDYVYTLVRDGVPGSGMPYFRLYDREKIEMVLDTMSQRFDMFGKADVDPDREPDSDAMIVWAESCSVCHGVEGEITEFGHTLLPPPPDLQQYSMTHARALEVITNGYPGTVMPPFRHLPQDVLEDLTIISNTFRVEK, via the coding sequence ATGAACACGTGGACCGATCTTTTCCTCCTGCATCCCCTGTCCGTAGGCTGGCAGAACGGCCTGCTTTTCATCTCCTTTGGCTTGCATCTGCTTTTTGCCCTGCTGATCGTGGGTACGGCCATTCTGGGCTTTGTGTTTTTTCTTCAGGACTGGCTTGACCGGGATCAGGCCGGGCAGGCATGGAACAGCCGTTTCATGCACACTCACCTCGGCCTCAAGAGTCTGGCTGTGGTGCTTGGCATCGCGCCCCTGCTGCTCGTGCAGATCCGTTATTCCTATTCTTTTTTCACCACCACGGGGCTGTTCGCCTACGCCTGGCTGGCGGTTATTCCCCTGCTGATCGTGGCCTTTCTGCTTATCGACGCCTTTAATCACAGCATGGAAAGGCGCGCCTGGCTGGCCTTTTTTTGCGGGGTGGTGGGCGTGGGCGCACTGCTTACCGTGCCTGCCGTCTTTACCGGGGCGCTGGCCCTTATGGAGCGGCAGCATCTGTGGGCGCAGTTCGGGCAGAGCGGCGGGCAGGATTTTGCCTCCATGCCCGCCCTGGCGCCGCACTGGCTGCTGCGCTACCTGCATGTCATCGGCGCGGCGCTTGTGCTTGGCGCGGCCTTTCAGCTTTTTTTCTCTACCCGTAACAATCCGGAAAAAGCCCCGCGCCTGCGTAACTGGATTTTCGGCGCGATTCTGGCGCAGGTTCTCATAGGCATTCCGTTGCTGTTCACCGTGGCTGCCGAGCTTGACTGGACCATCATGACGGCGCTCATGATCGGCGCGCTGGCGGCCCTGCTGGCCCTGTGGGTACTGAGGCCGGGGCAGCCCGCGCCATGTGCGGGGGCCGGTACAGATGCGGCGTTGCGACCTGCGGAGGCGGCGGCCCCGCGCAGTCTTCTCTGGCTGTTGCCCCTGGCCTTTGTGGCCATGCTTGTGGGCCGCCAGTTCATCCAGGATCAGGCGATGAATCCCGCTCAGGCCGCCAACGATGCCTATCGGGCCGAAAGGGCCAAGGCCCTTGATCCCTTCCGCCAGCCCGCGCTGGATGGCTATGCATTCAAGCTCAAGACGGTCTATGACAACGGCGACACCATCTATGATCAGGCCTGCGCGCCCTGCCACGGGCTGGAAGGCAAGGGGGACGGCCCCGTTGCCGGGCGGCTGCTCATCCCGGCTGAAGATATTGCCGCCATACGCGCCAACAGGGACTATGTGTATACGCTGGTACGCGATGGTGTACCCGGATCGGGCATGCCCTATTTCCGCCTTTACGACCGTGAAAAAATCGAAATGGTGCTGGACACCATGAGCCAGCGCTTTGACATGTTCGGCAAGGCCGATGTGGACCCCGACCGCGAGCCGGACAGTGATGCCATGATTGTCTGGGCAGAGTCCTGCTCGGTCTGCCACGGCGTTGAGGGCGAAATAACGGAATTCGGCCATACGCTGCTGCCGCCCCCGCCGGACCTGCAGCAGTATTCAATGACACATGCGCGCGCCCTGGAGGTCATCACCAACGGCTATCCCGGCACGGTCATGCCGCCGTTCCGCCATCTGCCGCAGGATGTGCTGGAAGACCTGACCATCATCAGCAATACCTTCAGGGTAGAAAAATAG